ACCGAAGATGTAGAGACGCACATTTTCGGGGATTTTGACATCATTTTTTCCAAGGGGGTCGGTGTGCGAAAGTGATCCGCTACGATTCCAGTATTCCGATGATGACTGAGTGTGCATCACCAGCGGCGCAGTACCACTAAACTCCGCGCGTTCAAGAATCCCCGCAGTCAATCCCGACAAAGGATCTGTTTGTCTGCCGTAAGTGAATGGAAAACGATCAGGCGGGTAATCATGATGATCATGCTGTCCTGCATGCCGGGTCGGCTGGGCAAAGCGATGGTTAAACGACCCCATCCCGGAACCGGATACATGGGGAATCACCCCATCAAAGACTTTCCGTCCTTCTTCGTCCTGATTGAAGCCCCAATAAATCATCTCGCGCAGAAACCGCCCGCTCTGTGACACACCGATGGAATGTGCTCGTTGAATCAAAGACTTTCCATCGACCAGTAAAGGATTGTCTTTCCCTGTCCCGTGCTTCAGAGCGGACACCAGATCACGCACAGAGGTAAACCCGGTTCCCATCACCACTGGATCCTGTGCTTCATAGATCAGCTCATAGATATGCAGTTTCTTGAGTCCCTGCGGATACTCCAATTCCACCTTCGGTAACTGGGCAGGTGAATCGCTCTCCACATCAGAAATATGAAACTTCCACTCTGTTCGGGGAATCAAGACACGAGGATGACCGGCCAGCAAACGGTGCGTCAGCGATGCCGTCTTCAGTCCCTCGGCCGTCGGCCGATAGGAACCATGATTATCCCAGTTCACCACCATACGCGTAGTATCGGAACTGGGCACAATCTCACAGCGTACTTTACCAGTAATTTTTTTGGTGATCGGCGGTGGATAAAGCCGCATCCGACTATTGCCCGGTAACAGTTCACCATCCCAACCGCTCCAGACGACAGTAAAACCAGACCGCATCAGAAACCCATCACCAGCATGTTTCTTCTCCTTCGGATCGTTGCTACCGGTGGCGTAGTTTAACAGTCGCAAGGCAGTGAGGTTGCCACGATTGTTAACACCGTACAGCAGAGCACCGTTGCCTTTACTCAGGTCTTGTGGCGCCAGGATGATCAAATCCGCGGAAAGTTCAACGCGTCCGCGTTCGTTGCGAGGCGCCAGCTCCAGGTCGATAACATTCTGATTCTGAAGCAGATCTGGATCAAGTTCATAGTAAACACGGCCAACAATTCGTTCGTACGCTCCAACCTCACCAAATGTTTGACCGGAGGCGAATGGTTCTCGTGCCGTGATTTCAAATCGCTTGACTTCCGCACTCAGAGATGACGAAAGCAGTCCGAAGACAATCGTGATGACAAAGACTCGTAGTTGATGATTCATTGATTTCTCTATTGTAGTTCAAGTTGAAGACTCTATAGATTCATGGCCCCAAATTGTTGTCATCCAGGTATCTTGATATTGTAGATTGCAAGTCTACCGGAAGCCATTGTCCTACTCAATGACGTCTTATCAGATCCTTACAAGTTACCACTGGACTGGTATAAATTATATTCGTCATAGATCACTTCTATTCTCATATCTGAGTCCAAGGCGCTGATCCCCCAGAATCAATGGTTCCTGACGAGATTTACCTTGTATGCTCTGACAGCTTCGTTTACGATAAACCAAGATCAGATAGCGTTCACCCAACCCCACCTGCCAGCATCACTTATGATCTCTACACGAATTATCTTGCCTCTGATTGTTGCTGTATTCGTCTCGTTCCCGATCCGGACGAATCAGGCTGCGGAAAAACCACTCCTGTTTGAAGCGGATATCCAGCCAGTTTTCGCGACCAAATGTGGGAAATGCCACAGTGAAAGGGTCCGCAAGGGGGGACTTGACCTTTCTACGGTTGCCGGCGTCCATCGTGGTGGAGAGTCAGGCGAATCCGCCATCGCTGATACTGTGGATGATAGCTTGCTCTGGATACTGATCGACGCGGGTGACATGCCACCGGAAGGGCAACCTCAGCTCACCCCGAAAGAACGCAAACTCATCCAAACCTGGCTCTCCACGGGAGCAAAGTCAGCCAAGCCATACCAACCAGAGGAAAAACAACTCACACAACACGATGTCCTGCCGATCATGTTGCTCCGCTGCACTACCTGTCATGGTGCGCGTCTCAAACGAGGAGGCCTGGACCTCAGGACTCCAGCGAGTATGCAAAAAGGGGGCGAACACGGCCCCGCTTTTGTTGCGGGTAAACCAAATGAAAGCTTGATGATTCAACGTATCGAAAGCCATGCCTGCCCCCCGCAGGAACAACTGCTAAAGTTTTTTGTCAAACGCCCCCCAACCTCAGAAGTCGAAACCCTGCGTCAATGGATCACTGAAAATGTCCCTGTCATCGATATCGCTCCTGATGTTGCCGGCACCGAACCAGACCCGCTCGTCACCGAAGAAGACCGCCAGCACTGGGCCTTTCAACCACCTGAGTCACCACAGGGAGTTACCTCAATCGATGAACTGATCCTCAAGAAGCTACAGGCACACGATCTCGACTTTTCCCCGGAGGCAGATCGAGACACACTCATCCGACGCGTCTATCTGGATCTGACTGGAATCCCTCCGACGCCCAAAGAGTGGAAACGTTGGCATAACACAGAAGAGCCAAACTGGTATGCCGCGATGATTGATCATCTACTCGCTTCCCCCCGTTATGGCGAACGCTGGGGACGCTACTGGCTGGACATCGCCGGTTATGCAGACTCCGAAGGAGGCGTCTCTTCTGATCCGTTGCGCGAAGTCGCCTGGAAATATCGTGACTATGTTATTGATGCGTTCAATACTGATAAGCCCTACGATCGCTTTCTGCTGGAACAGATTGCCGGCGATGAATTAGTGGACTATGAAAACGCTCCTGCTACAACAGAACAGATGGTACAGAACCTGATCGCTACCGGCTTCCTCCGTATGGGCATTGACCAGACTGGCTCCCGCACGATGAATTTTGTTCCAGAACGTCTGGGAGTTGTCAACGATGCCATCAACGTCATGGGATCAGGTGTGATGGGACTGACACTGGAATGTGCCCGCTGCCACTCGCATAAATACGATCCGCTACCGCACCGTGATTATTATCGCTTCAAAGCGATTTTCCAGGGCGCCCTCGATGAGTACGACTGGTTGACTTTCAAAAACCGATCTCTGGAACTGGCCACACCCGAACAGCGGAGCCGCGTCAAACAGATTAACCCTCTGCTCAAAACCAGACTGAAAAAGCTCGAATCAGCTCATAAAAAAGCCATTGCTGCACTACAAATCGCAATGCTGCACCAGTTTTATCCAACACAATCTGCTGCTGAACAGCAGGAAACCCTCCGCGCTTTGAAGATTGCCGATAACACGCGCACGCAACGTCAACGAATTCTGGTCGAAAAATTACGAATTGCAGAAACCATGCCCGAGTCGGAATTCTCAGAGTCTGTAAAGCAGGCACAACAGCATGTGACCTCCATCGAAAAGCAGAAGACCGAAATTAAACAACAGATGGAACCCCCTCTGACAATCCGTGCCCTCTGGGACCGGGGCGAACCCTCACCCACTTATATCCTGCAACGCGGCGAACATGATCTACCGGGCCGACTCGTGGGGCCTGGAGTCCCCTCTGTTCTGACCGACGGACGCACCCCCTTCTCGGTTCAACCACCGTTCCCTGAGGGAACTCCCAAAACCGGCCGCCGCCTGGCATTGGCCCGCTGGTTAACAAAGAAAGATCATCCCCTCACAGCACGTGTAATCGTCAATCGAATCTGGTATCACCACTTCGGCACCGGGCTGGTGAAAACACTCGAAAATTTCGGTGTGAAAGGCGAACGTCCATCTCACCCGGAATTGCTTGACTGGCTGGCCGTCAAGTTTATCGAACAGGGCTGGAGCATCAAAGACATGCACCGCCTGATGCTGAATTCCCGCACTTACAAGCAATCCAGCCAGATTACTCCCGAGATACAACAACACGATCCTCAAAATCGCCTACTCTCCCACATGCCACTCCGCAGAATGAATGCCGAAGCACTACGCGACTCAATTCTGGCTGTCTCCGGTAAACTCGATCTCACTCCGGGCGGCCCTCCCGATTCAGTTACAGTCGACAGAAACGGTCTGGTTAGTGCTAACATCACCAGTAACGGAGGCTGGCGACGTAGCGTCTATCTGCAGTACCGTCGTACTGAAATCCCCACGATGCTGGATACTTTTGATTATCCTGAAATGGGGCCGAACTGTGTTTCACGGACCGTCTCCACGGTTTCACCTCAGTCACTGATGCTGTTGAATAATGAACGTGTTCACGCTCTATCCCGCGCGTTCGCCTCCCGCGTCCGAAACATGCTCGCAGAACAGAGTAAAGATGATTTGAATGCACAGATTACACTCGTGTATCAGCTGGCACTCAATCGCCCACCAACCGCAGAAGAACTTCAGCTGGGACAGGAAACCCTACAGGAACTTAAATCGCTCTGGAAAGAAAATCCGCAAGCAGCTTTGGATACGTACTGCCACACCATCTTAAACTCTGCCGCGTTTTTGTATATTGATTGACGCTTATGAATCACCAACCCGAACAAACTCACTCTCGTCGCGACTTCTTTGCCCGTACCAGCGATGGCGTCATGGGAGCCGCTCTGACACACCTGTTGTGCCAGGATTTTTTTGGTGGAACGGAAGCTTTGGCGAATGATCCCCCGCATCAGCCACAACAGTTTGATCTCAAACCCAAACAGCCGCACCACACGCCGAAAGCCACTTCTGTCATTCATTTGTTTATGAATGGCGGGCCGAGCCAGATGGATCTGTTCGACCCCAAACCGGTTCTGAACAAGATGGACGGTAAGCCGTACCCTGGGAACATTGAAGACCTGGGGAATTCCAACACCACCAGTATCGGCGAGATGCTGGGTGGACAGTATAAATTCGCCCGTCATGGAGAATCCGGAATGTGGATGGCAGATGTTCTGCCCCACACCGCGAAGATGGCGGATGAACTCTGCCTGATCAACTCCATGTGGACTGATCATCCGAATCATGACAATGCGTTGTATAAAATTCATAGCGGCCGCCTCTTCATGGGCTATCCCACCATTGGCTCTTGGACTGTCTATGGTTTGGGAACCGAAAACCAGAACCTGCCGGCCTACGTCGTACTCACAGATCCTCTCGGTGCGCCTAAAAACGGCACACGCAACTGGACGTCCGGCTTTCTGCCCCCGACATATCAGGGCACGCGGCTTCGCCCCACCGGCTCGCCAATCCTGAATCTCAAACCGCAGTACGAACAACCAACAGCTGTCACCGAATCCGCACGCAAACTGCTCAATAAACTGGATGGAATCCACCGCCAGAAAAGGCCCCATTATCCTCTGCTTGATGCACGCATCGAATCGTACAGTCTTGCAGCACGGATGCAGATGTCAGCCACTGAAGCCCTTGATTTATCCAGCGAGACACAACACACCCTCACCGATTATGGCATCGGTGAGAAAGAGACCGAATCGTATGGAAAACGCTGCCTGCTCGCCCGTAGACTGGTCGAACGCGGAGTGCGTTTCGTGCAGATTTTCCTGGAAGAACAACCCTGGGACAGTCATGCTGATCTTTCCGCCAATCATCGTGCCATGTGTCAACGAACCGACAAGCCGGTTGCCGCGTTGCTCCGCGATCTCAAACGGCGAGGACTGCTCGACTCCACACTCGTCATCTGGGGTGGCGAATTTGGACGCACTCCCACCACTCAGAAATCCGCCAACGGTTTCTCGGGACGCGACCATAACATGCAGGCCTTTACATCCTGGATGGCCGGAGGAGGCATTAAAGGAGGAACCACCTACGGCGTCACCGATGAATTCGGACACAGTGTCGTTGAGAACCCCGTCAGCGTACATGATTTCCATGCGACGATTCTCCACCAGTTGGGGCTACACCATCAGGAACTGTTCTATACCCGCAGTGGACTGGAAGAACGCCTGACCGGAGTCAATCCACCTCGTGTGGTCAAGGAGATCCTCAGTTGAGCACCCCGGATTGTGAAGTCAACCGACGCAAGTTTCTGACAACAGCCACCACAGTCGGCCTCGCCACTTCACTCGGCTTAAAAATCGCCCGATCAGCGGAGAACCACTCTTCGGATACCAAATTCATCGACACGAATATCAGCCTGTTCCAGTGGCCCTTTCGACGACTCCCTCTCGACGACACACACACGCTGATTCAAAAACTGAGCTCACTCGGCTTCGAACAAGCCTGGGCAGGCAGCTACGAGGGAATTTTGCATCGAGATATCTCAACCGTCAATCAGCGACTGTCTGACGAATGCAAACGCTTTCCACAACTGGTCCCCATCGGTTCGATCAACCCCACACTTCCCGACTGGAAACATGATCTGCAGCAATGCTTTCACAAACATCAGATGCCGGGAATCCGACTGCACCCCAACTACCATGGCTACACACTCGAAGATCCTCGCTTGCTGAAGCTATTAAAACAGGTATCGCAAGAACGTCGCTTCGTACAGTTAGCCGCCACTCTGGAAGACACCCGCACCCAGCATCAGTCGGTGCGAGCAGCCGATGTGGATCTCAAACCGCTCCCGGAACTGGCTGCGAAAGTCCCTGGTCTCAAACTTCAGATTCTCAACGCAAAACCCCGTCCCGATCTGATTGACAAACTAAGCCAAATACCGAACATCTTCTTTGATACCGCCCGCGTCGAAAGCACCGATGGTGTTCCCTCACTTATACAACGTCTTCCCGAGGGACGTGTCATGTTCGGCACACATGCACCATTTTTGATCCCCGAAGCGGCACTGGTGCGTGTCTATGAATCCTCAATCCTTGATGCAGCCTCCCTGCAGTCCGTCCTATCAGACAATGCGACTCAGTTTCTGGCCCCGATTCTCACCACTAAAAGCTCTCCATCCAGAATCAGAATTAAGAACCACGATTCCCCCCAAAAGACGGCCGTAAAGATCTCTGCCGGATTACCTCCCTCACAACAGCTTGAAAAATACCGTATCTGGGATTCGTACTTCACTCCTTCCCATTCCCATCCAGGTCGAGATGGTAGCAGTAGCCTGATCGCAGATATAGAACGTGCCCTGCCCGCCATTAAAACCGGTCGGTTTGAAAAGCTCTGTTTTTTCCCCCATGTTGGAATTGGTACAACCAGGGATGCGGAACTGGAACAGAAACTGAAAACGAATCCGGAAATCGTGTTGAAACCTCTGAAACGCTGGCCCAAACTGCTAATGGGAATGATTCAACTCAATGCCAACAATGTACCCGGTTCCTTGGATGCGTTGAATCGCTGGTTGCAGGACGGCCCAATGCGAGGCGTTTATTTTCCGGGAGGGGGACCGGCAGCCCTCACCTGCACGCATCGTAATTTCAATCCCCTCATCGAGCGTATTTCGGAATTGAACGGCGTGATCATGCAACACACCTGGTTTATCACTGGAGGCAAACGGAGCCCTGGTGGATCGACGCCGTCCGAACTCGCGGTACTGGCACAGCGATTCCCCCATCAGAAATTCATCTGCGCCCATTCTGGAGGTGAATGGGAACGCGGCATTCGGGCCGTGCGAGATTTCGAGAATATACTCGTAGAAACTTCAGGCTTTGATCCCACCGCCGGCTTCATTGAAATGGCGGTTCGCGAACTCGGTGCGGACCGCATCATCTTCGGCAGTCATCTTCCCTCCCGTTCTTTGGGTACCGAGTTATGTAAAGTTACTGCTGCGCAAATCTCCGATGCAGAGAAACGCCTGATCCTCGGCACCAATTTCCGTAACCTGCTATCTCCTCGTGTAGACAACTGATACCACTTCCAATGGTCTTCTGACTACATTAAATCTTACCCCTGCCACACTTTGCGGTCATTCGCTCTTCTTAGATCAGCCATTGGGTAAGACTGATCCACGAAAGGGGTATGCTGTAACCTGCACGTTCCAGATTTCATTACCTGCCTCTCTTATATTTCAGGCCTAATCAGAGCGACAGGCACCGTCTTTTTATTTCTACCAGGAATTTTTTTCTTGACGACTCCGCCCCATTAGTGTATTAGTGTATCAATACACATAGGGCATCAGTAAATGGTAATTAAACCAACACAATTCGAAGTGCATCCCTCTGCTGGTGTGCCAATCTACCTGCAAATCATGGGACAGATTAACGCCATGATTGCGGGGGGCCATCTA
This genomic interval from Gimesia alba contains the following:
- a CDS encoding amidohydrolase family protein produces the protein MSTPDCEVNRRKFLTTATTVGLATSLGLKIARSAENHSSDTKFIDTNISLFQWPFRRLPLDDTHTLIQKLSSLGFEQAWAGSYEGILHRDISTVNQRLSDECKRFPQLVPIGSINPTLPDWKHDLQQCFHKHQMPGIRLHPNYHGYTLEDPRLLKLLKQVSQERRFVQLAATLEDTRTQHQSVRAADVDLKPLPELAAKVPGLKLQILNAKPRPDLIDKLSQIPNIFFDTARVESTDGVPSLIQRLPEGRVMFGTHAPFLIPEAALVRVYESSILDAASLQSVLSDNATQFLAPILTTKSSPSRIRIKNHDSPQKTAVKISAGLPPSQQLEKYRIWDSYFTPSHSHPGRDGSSSLIADIERALPAIKTGRFEKLCFFPHVGIGTTRDAELEQKLKTNPEIVLKPLKRWPKLLMGMIQLNANNVPGSLDALNRWLQDGPMRGVYFPGGGPAALTCTHRNFNPLIERISELNGVIMQHTWFITGGKRSPGGSTPSELAVLAQRFPHQKFICAHSGGEWERGIRAVRDFENILVETSGFDPTAGFIEMAVRELGADRIIFGSHLPSRSLGTELCKVTAAQISDAEKRLILGTNFRNLLSPRVDN
- a CDS encoding alpha/beta hydrolase domain-containing protein, which produces MNHQLRVFVITIVFGLLSSSLSAEVKRFEITAREPFASGQTFGEVGAYERIVGRVYYELDPDLLQNQNVIDLELAPRNERGRVELSADLIILAPQDLSKGNGALLYGVNNRGNLTALRLLNYATGSNDPKEKKHAGDGFLMRSGFTVVWSGWDGELLPGNSRMRLYPPPITKKITGKVRCEIVPSSDTTRMVVNWDNHGSYRPTAEGLKTASLTHRLLAGHPRVLIPRTEWKFHISDVESDSPAQLPKVELEYPQGLKKLHIYELIYEAQDPVVMGTGFTSVRDLVSALKHGTGKDNPLLVDGKSLIQRAHSIGVSQSGRFLREMIYWGFNQDEEGRKVFDGVIPHVSGSGMGSFNHRFAQPTRHAGQHDHHDYPPDRFPFTYGRQTDPLSGLTAGILERAEFSGTAPLVMHTQSSSEYWNRSGSLSHTDPLGKNDVKIPENVRLYIFGGTQHGPSRFTTEIGDGQTAPNPADYKPFLRALLLSLDRWVENGTEPPPSVYPKICDRTLVSWTQNATGFPYIPGIRYPAVIQQPSFLDFGPRWHSQRIVDFQPPIARGDYTVLVPRSGPDGNELGCLSAPEVAVPVATYTSWRLRDENGPAANQLYSLSGSYIPFPVTKADRDKSSDPRRSVEERYGTLKNYLNQLAAQCVEYEKAGYLVKEDTERILQTQRERVTFLFSKFDSAAGSSLPAQGN
- a CDS encoding DUF1501 domain-containing protein, with translation MNHQPEQTHSRRDFFARTSDGVMGAALTHLLCQDFFGGTEALANDPPHQPQQFDLKPKQPHHTPKATSVIHLFMNGGPSQMDLFDPKPVLNKMDGKPYPGNIEDLGNSNTTSIGEMLGGQYKFARHGESGMWMADVLPHTAKMADELCLINSMWTDHPNHDNALYKIHSGRLFMGYPTIGSWTVYGLGTENQNLPAYVVLTDPLGAPKNGTRNWTSGFLPPTYQGTRLRPTGSPILNLKPQYEQPTAVTESARKLLNKLDGIHRQKRPHYPLLDARIESYSLAARMQMSATEALDLSSETQHTLTDYGIGEKETESYGKRCLLARRLVERGVRFVQIFLEEQPWDSHADLSANHRAMCQRTDKPVAALLRDLKRRGLLDSTLVIWGGEFGRTPTTQKSANGFSGRDHNMQAFTSWMAGGGIKGGTTYGVTDEFGHSVVENPVSVHDFHATILHQLGLHHQELFYTRSGLEERLTGVNPPRVVKEILS
- a CDS encoding PSD1 and planctomycete cytochrome C domain-containing protein, which gives rise to MISTRIILPLIVAVFVSFPIRTNQAAEKPLLFEADIQPVFATKCGKCHSERVRKGGLDLSTVAGVHRGGESGESAIADTVDDSLLWILIDAGDMPPEGQPQLTPKERKLIQTWLSTGAKSAKPYQPEEKQLTQHDVLPIMLLRCTTCHGARLKRGGLDLRTPASMQKGGEHGPAFVAGKPNESLMIQRIESHACPPQEQLLKFFVKRPPTSEVETLRQWITENVPVIDIAPDVAGTEPDPLVTEEDRQHWAFQPPESPQGVTSIDELILKKLQAHDLDFSPEADRDTLIRRVYLDLTGIPPTPKEWKRWHNTEEPNWYAAMIDHLLASPRYGERWGRYWLDIAGYADSEGGVSSDPLREVAWKYRDYVIDAFNTDKPYDRFLLEQIAGDELVDYENAPATTEQMVQNLIATGFLRMGIDQTGSRTMNFVPERLGVVNDAINVMGSGVMGLTLECARCHSHKYDPLPHRDYYRFKAIFQGALDEYDWLTFKNRSLELATPEQRSRVKQINPLLKTRLKKLESAHKKAIAALQIAMLHQFYPTQSAAEQQETLRALKIADNTRTQRQRILVEKLRIAETMPESEFSESVKQAQQHVTSIEKQKTEIKQQMEPPLTIRALWDRGEPSPTYILQRGEHDLPGRLVGPGVPSVLTDGRTPFSVQPPFPEGTPKTGRRLALARWLTKKDHPLTARVIVNRIWYHHFGTGLVKTLENFGVKGERPSHPELLDWLAVKFIEQGWSIKDMHRLMLNSRTYKQSSQITPEIQQHDPQNRLLSHMPLRRMNAEALRDSILAVSGKLDLTPGGPPDSVTVDRNGLVSANITSNGGWRRSVYLQYRRTEIPTMLDTFDYPEMGPNCVSRTVSTVSPQSLMLLNNERVHALSRAFASRVRNMLAEQSKDDLNAQITLVYQLALNRPPTAEELQLGQETLQELKSLWKENPQAALDTYCHTILNSAAFLYID